A single Heterodontus francisci isolate sHetFra1 chromosome 32, sHetFra1.hap1, whole genome shotgun sequence DNA region contains:
- the LOC137347489 gene encoding probable G-protein coupled receptor 139, which translates to MHGSPKGLVFAIYYPILAAIGAPANLAVIVILSRGRCGLSKCITYYLVSMAVTDLLVIITAVILNRIAGIYFPLSFMSITPICSLRIALIYAAIDSSAWLTVAFTFDRFMAICCQKLKIKYCTQKTSARVIGTVCTLSCLKNTSLYFIYEPLYIINNIPWFCSIKLTFYMSPVGIAYDWIHHILTPCLPFILILLLNALTVRHILVASRARRRLRAHSNGETQSDPEMEKRRKSIVLLFCVSGSFIFLYLLPLVTFFYVQITNVSYFSGSDVSESTFILEENGYMLQLLSCCINPFIYAGTQSKFRQELKNGVKYPLRLFVKLAKLRK; encoded by the coding sequence ctAACCTGGCTGTGATTGTGATCCTTTCACGaggaagatgtggtctctccaaatgtatcacttactacctggtgtctatggcagtgacggatctcctggtcataaTCACCGcagtgatattaaaccggattgctggtatttattttCCACTCAGTTTCATGTCCATCACACCGATATGTAGTCTCCGTATTGCCCTAATCTATGCAGCCATAGATAGTTCTgcctggttaacagtcgctttcacctttgatcgatttatggccatttgctgccagaagctgaaaataaaatattgcactcaGAAGACATCGGCACGGGTTATTGGAACGGTCTGCACACTGAGCTGTCTAAAAAATACCTCCTTGTATTTTATATATGAACCTTTGTACATAATTAATAACATACCCTGGTTCTGCAGCATAAAATTAACATTTTACATGTCACCTGTAGGGATTGCATATGACTGGATCCatcacattttaaccccttgtctcccattcattctgattttactgctcaatgctttgactgtcagacacattctagtggccagcagagcacgcaggagactccgggcccacagcaatggagagactcagagtgacccGGAGATGGAGAAACGGAGGAagtccattgttttactcttcTGTGTCTCAGGCAGTTTCATTTTTTTATATTTACTACCACTTGTAACTTTCTTCTATGTCCAAATCACGAACGTTTCTTACTTCTCAGGTTCTGATGTCAGTgaatcaacatttattctggaggAAAATGGAtatatgcttcagcttttgagttGCTGCATCAACCCGTTTATTTACGCAgggacccagagtaaattcagacaggagttaaagaatggggtgaaatatccactGCGTCTATTTGTTAAATTAGCTAAATTAAGAAAATAG